From a region of the Paenibacillus sp. FSL R10-2734 genome:
- the asnB gene encoding asparagine synthase (glutamine-hydrolyzing), protein MCGIAGILKLNGRAPQEETLKQMTGAIHHRGPNHEGVWLDSRIGLGFRRLSIIDLRDGNQPMTNEDGTLWIVFNGEIYNYKTLRDDLKLKGHHFQTQSDTEVIVHLFEEYGKDCVHHLRGMFSFAIWNLKEQTLFAARDHFGIKPFYYYKDEDHLLFASEIKSILAVQGVPRKLQYQSLFSYLTFQYVPQPDTMFEHIHKLGPAERVFVNPKGVMKIEKYWEPHFHPVERSLADYAEEIQWKLKESVNLHLQSDVNRGCFLSSGIDSTAIAAMMRTEESTKTFSIGFEGANNETIIANQTAAKLGTDHYFHVLSEKDFFESIPKTVWHLDEPVADPSAIALYHLNQLAKDHVTVVLSGEGADELFGGYRIYREPGALRPISWMPNFIKDTLRKSLTIYPYQFYGKNYLLRGLTPLEERFIGNANIFNKSGKMNLLHESVHAQNSFLHPTDIVKPFYDKTVHLDPTTRMQFIDMNFWLPGDILSKADKLSMAHSLELRVPFLDKEVFETARKIPVSNRIANKTTKLALRKAMEGIVPDSIVNRPKLGFPVPIRDWLKTPISNIMFEQIRYSGIDEIFNMNIIEEMFNQHRSNKGDYSRRIWLIYIFSVWYTLFMKDDLKQLNSAVL, encoded by the coding sequence ATGTGCGGAATAGCAGGAATACTAAAGTTGAATGGGCGCGCCCCGCAAGAAGAAACCTTAAAACAAATGACAGGGGCAATTCATCACCGAGGACCTAATCATGAGGGAGTATGGCTCGATTCTCGGATTGGACTCGGTTTTCGAAGATTGTCCATTATTGATTTACGAGATGGAAATCAGCCCATGACTAATGAAGATGGTACACTATGGATTGTTTTTAACGGTGAAATCTATAATTATAAAACACTACGAGATGATCTTAAGCTAAAGGGACATCACTTCCAAACGCAATCAGATACAGAGGTCATTGTGCATTTATTTGAGGAATACGGCAAGGACTGTGTCCATCATTTACGTGGAATGTTTAGTTTTGCGATTTGGAACCTTAAGGAACAGACTCTTTTTGCTGCTAGGGATCATTTTGGTATCAAGCCTTTTTATTATTACAAAGACGAGGATCATCTTTTATTTGCTTCGGAAATTAAAAGCATACTTGCAGTTCAAGGCGTACCAAGAAAGCTGCAGTATCAAAGTTTATTCAGCTACTTAACTTTTCAGTATGTACCGCAACCGGATACGATGTTTGAACATATTCATAAATTAGGACCTGCAGAGCGAGTATTTGTTAACCCTAAAGGTGTAATGAAGATCGAGAAGTATTGGGAGCCCCATTTTCATCCGGTAGAACGATCTTTAGCAGACTATGCCGAAGAAATTCAGTGGAAATTGAAAGAGTCTGTAAACCTTCATTTACAAAGTGATGTGAATAGAGGATGTTTTTTGTCCAGTGGAATTGACTCCACAGCCATAGCTGCAATGATGAGAACAGAGGAATCAACAAAGACCTTTTCGATTGGATTTGAAGGGGCGAATAACGAAACGATCATTGCAAATCAAACGGCAGCTAAACTGGGAACGGATCATTATTTTCACGTCTTATCTGAAAAAGATTTCTTTGAGAGTATACCGAAAACGGTGTGGCATCTAGATGAACCTGTCGCGGATCCTTCCGCCATTGCTCTTTATCATCTAAATCAGCTTGCAAAAGATCATGTCACGGTTGTCCTATCAGGGGAAGGTGCGGATGAATTATTCGGAGGATACCGGATCTATAGAGAGCCAGGTGCATTAAGGCCTATATCATGGATGCCCAACTTCATAAAGGATACGTTACGAAAATCATTAACCATATATCCTTATCAATTTTACGGTAAAAATTATTTACTTCGGGGGCTGACACCTTTAGAAGAGCGTTTTATCGGTAATGCTAATATCTTTAACAAAAGCGGAAAGATGAACTTGCTCCACGAATCGGTACATGCTCAAAATAGCTTTTTACATCCCACAGATATCGTTAAGCCTTTTTATGATAAGACAGTTCACCTAGACCCAACAACAAGAATGCAGTTTATTGATATGAATTTTTGGCTGCCTGGCGATATTTTGTCAAAAGCAGATAAGCTGTCCATGGCACATTCGTTAGAATTAAGAGTACCGTTTTTAGATAAAGAGGTTTTCGAAACGGCTCGTAAAATTCCTGTCTCCAATCGAATTGCCAACAAAACAACAAAACTTGCTTTGCGTAAAGCTATGGAAGGAATCGTTCCGGATTCTATTGTTAATCGACCCAAATTAGGATTTCCCGTACCGATTCGTGACTGGCTAAAGACTCCAATTTCGAATATAATGTTTGAACAAATACGATATAGCGGTATTGATGAAATATTCAATATGAATATCATCGAAGAGATGTTTAACCAGCATCGGAGTAATAAAGGTGACTATTCGCGTAGAATATGGTTAATTTACATTTTTTCCGTATGGTACACGCTTTTTATGAAAGATGATCTGAAGCAATTAAACAGTGCCGTGTTGTAA
- a CDS encoding putative immunity protein, with protein MIRLNIEEYAWNKHELQIKETHDFTYSSPKIKIVDNNDLRNQLEETLEKLPQKLLAKWALRVAVAHLDHLDSHLVKDPRIELGIETLEKRITGDIRAFDLRKVGFIVNELAKESTTEASKYAARSFAQAIATGHMRGHAMVSSDYAVKLVNCISNNSSVAEAATKERERQLRIVEELL; from the coding sequence ATGATTCGTTTGAATATTGAGGAATATGCATGGAATAAACATGAGCTGCAAATAAAAGAAACCCATGATTTTACTTATAGTAGTCCAAAGATAAAGATTGTAGATAACAATGATTTAAGAAATCAACTTGAAGAGACGCTTGAAAAATTACCGCAGAAGTTACTTGCCAAATGGGCTTTGAGAGTAGCAGTTGCACATCTGGATCATCTAGATAGCCATCTAGTGAAAGACCCGCGAATAGAATTAGGAATAGAAACTCTAGAAAAGCGAATAACTGGTGATATAAGAGCCTTTGACTTAAGAAAAGTTGGATTTATAGTCAATGAATTGGCTAAAGAGTCCACAACTGAAGCTAGTAAGTATGCTGCGCGTTCTTTTGCACAAGCCATAGCAACTGGTCATATGAGAGGACATGCTATGGTTAGCAGTGACTACGCAGTTAAATTGGTGAATTGCATATCTAATAATTCCTCAGTAGCAGAGGCTGCCACCAAAGAACGCGAAAGACAGTTAAGGATCGTTGAAGAGTTGCTTTGA
- a CDS encoding NADP-dependent oxidoreductase, with protein sequence MRAAQMQKYSKEIHLEINNVKIPEINNREVLIKVKAAGVNPLDILILNGSIRMIVNYDFPLTLGNELSGVVEAVGKDVVDFQVGDQVYTRLPVNEIGAFAEYVAVKDDAISKIPENLSLIEAAAVPLTALTAYQALKEVLNAQPNAKLFIPGGTGGFGAMAIPIAKTMGLYVITSGSERGRSRVLSIGADEFINYKKENYAEVLSNIDYVIDTLGTNEIKTELSILKPQGKLVSLKALPNYRFAAENNLPMWKKMLFGLVSARIDRLAARDKKEYHFLFVQANGRQLQQITSLIENDNIKPSIDSTYKFDDINKALQQVSTGHSQGKVIVTF encoded by the coding sequence ATGAGAGCTGCTCAAATGCAGAAATACTCAAAAGAAATTCATTTGGAAATAAACAATGTTAAAATACCAGAAATCAATAATCGCGAGGTACTCATCAAAGTAAAAGCTGCAGGTGTAAACCCATTAGATATTCTTATTTTGAATGGCAGTATCCGAATGATTGTTAATTATGATTTCCCATTAACATTAGGCAATGAACTATCTGGTGTAGTAGAGGCAGTTGGTAAAGATGTTGTTGATTTTCAGGTTGGTGACCAAGTTTATACGAGGCTGCCGGTGAATGAAATAGGAGCTTTCGCTGAATATGTGGCGGTCAAAGATGATGCAATATCTAAAATACCTGAAAATCTATCCTTAATTGAAGCGGCTGCGGTTCCCCTTACTGCTTTAACAGCTTATCAAGCATTGAAGGAAGTACTCAACGCTCAGCCTAATGCAAAACTATTTATTCCTGGCGGAACTGGCGGATTCGGTGCTATGGCGATCCCTATTGCTAAAACAATGGGATTATACGTTATTACAAGTGGCAGTGAAAGAGGTCGATCACGTGTACTGTCGATTGGAGCAGATGAATTTATAAATTATAAAAAGGAAAACTATGCTGAGGTTCTATCTAATATAGATTATGTTATAGACACCTTGGGTACAAACGAAATAAAAACGGAACTTTCTATTTTAAAACCACAAGGAAAATTAGTATCATTAAAAGCCTTACCAAATTATCGCTTTGCCGCTGAAAATAATCTTCCAATGTGGAAAAAAATGTTGTTTGGTTTAGTTTCTGCTCGTATAGACCGTTTAGCAGCAAGAGATAAAAAAGAATATCACTTTTTATTTGTGCAAGCCAATGGAAGACAGTTACAACAGATTACCAGCCTTATAGAAAATGACAATATTAAACCTTCAATTGATTCAACTTACAAATTTGATGATATTAATAAGGCGTTACAACAAGTTTCTACTGGTCACTCACAAGGCAAAGTTATTGTAACTTTCTAA
- a CDS encoding alkene reductase, with protein MDKLWSNTKIGNMELPHRLAMAPMTRSRAQKDGTPGELSSLYYAQRASMGLIISEGTQPTDDGQGYLNSPGIYTEQQIEGWKKVTDAVHEAGGFMYIQLMHVGRISHPDNTPHHRQAVAPSAIAPGVEMFTAKGMQEIPVPRELSEEDIQNTIADFRKAAAAAIKAGADGVEIHGANGYLINQFISENSNKRIDKYGGSVENRARFAIEVTKAVVEEIGAERTGFRISPGTPLGGINEGEQGPEVYRHLVKELAKYNLAYLHVMHLGNEILLREIRSIWSNPLLVNRAGRALDDISVDIDNGIADVVPIGVWSLANPDLVDRLKKGFPLNEVDPKTLYAGNGSLGYTDYPIMEKLKTQQQ; from the coding sequence ATGGACAAATTGTGGAGTAATACGAAAATTGGAAATATGGAATTACCTCATCGCTTAGCAATGGCACCTATGACACGTAGTAGAGCACAAAAGGACGGCACACCGGGAGAACTAAGCTCCCTTTATTATGCTCAGAGAGCATCAATGGGATTAATTATTAGTGAAGGTACACAACCAACTGATGATGGACAAGGTTATTTAAATTCGCCGGGCATCTATACTGAACAGCAAATAGAAGGATGGAAAAAGGTTACGGATGCAGTACATGAAGCAGGCGGCTTTATGTACATACAATTAATGCATGTGGGCCGTATATCGCACCCTGACAATACTCCACATCATCGACAAGCAGTTGCACCTTCTGCGATCGCACCTGGTGTAGAAATGTTTACTGCTAAAGGAATGCAGGAAATACCTGTCCCACGAGAGCTAAGTGAAGAAGATATTCAAAATACTATTGCAGACTTCCGAAAAGCAGCTGCAGCAGCTATTAAAGCAGGGGCTGATGGGGTTGAAATTCATGGAGCCAATGGTTATCTTATCAATCAATTTATCAGTGAAAATTCTAATAAACGAATAGATAAATACGGTGGATCAGTGGAGAACCGTGCTCGCTTTGCAATCGAAGTAACAAAAGCAGTCGTTGAAGAAATTGGAGCAGAAAGAACCGGCTTCCGAATTTCGCCAGGAACACCTCTTGGTGGGATTAATGAAGGCGAACAAGGACCTGAGGTTTATCGCCATCTTGTAAAAGAACTAGCAAAGTATAATTTAGCATACCTCCATGTTATGCATTTAGGGAACGAAATACTGCTCCGTGAAATTCGTTCAATTTGGTCAAATCCATTATTGGTTAATCGAGCAGGGCGGGCACTTGATGATATTAGTGTAGATATTGATAATGGTATTGCTGACGTGGTACCAATCGGCGTCTGGTCATTAGCTAATCCAGATTTAGTGGATCGTCTAAAAAAAGGATTTCCTTTAAATGAGGTTGATCCTAAAACATTATACGCTGGTAACGGAAGCTTAGGTTATACAGACTACCCTATAATGGAAAAATTAAAAACTCAACAGCAGTAA
- a CDS encoding SDR family oxidoreductase translates to MIISEQVAFVTGANRGFGRHLTLELLSRGAKVYAGARNPETIDIPGVIPVKLDITNPQEVEAAAILAKDVTLLINNAGSSTGASLLEGDVEKIQLEFDTHFFGTLYMVRAFAPIIEKNGGGSVLNILSALSWFSSGTAGAYTAAKAAAWALTNDLRINLYPHNVRVAGLHVGFMETDMTSGLEVPKVSPEDIAKIAIDGIESGSFEIIADDNSRMIQGGLAGGVPALYPHLS, encoded by the coding sequence ATGATAATTTCTGAACAAGTGGCATTTGTAACTGGTGCAAACCGAGGTTTTGGCCGCCATCTCACCCTTGAACTTCTATCCAGAGGGGCTAAGGTTTATGCAGGTGCAAGAAATCCGGAAACCATCGATATTCCAGGCGTTATACCTGTAAAGCTTGATATTACCAACCCTCAAGAAGTTGAAGCAGCTGCTATCCTCGCAAAGGACGTTACGCTTTTAATCAACAATGCAGGATCATCTACTGGTGCTTCTTTGCTGGAAGGAGATGTGGAAAAAATACAATTGGAGTTTGATACGCACTTCTTCGGTACGCTATACATGGTTCGTGCTTTTGCACCGATCATTGAGAAAAACGGGGGAGGATCGGTTTTGAATATTCTTTCCGCATTATCTTGGTTTAGTTCCGGAACTGCGGGTGCTTATACAGCCGCGAAGGCTGCAGCATGGGCATTGACGAACGATTTACGTATAAACTTGTATCCACATAATGTGAGAGTAGCAGGATTACATGTTGGCTTTATGGAGACAGACATGACATCCGGCTTAGAAGTTCCCAAAGTAAGCCCTGAAGATATCGCAAAAATAGCTATTGATGGCATAGAATCTGGCAGCTTTGAAATTATTGCTGATGATAACAGCCGAATGATACAAGGTGGACTTGCAGGTGGCGTTCCTGCACTATACCCTCATCTTTCTTAA
- a CDS encoding TetR/AcrR family transcriptional regulator, whose translation MARSKEFEENEVLDKAMKLFWEQGYEKTSLTDLVEHMGVHRRSLYDTFGDKHTLFLKAMDRFRDKVNAELTREVKRSKTATEALQLIFSFIINGEEDSPSGCLMVNSAVELAMRDANVDLKSTESFTLSEKLLKDIILWGQQDGEFSLDFNANELAEHMHSVCVGLRVMTRTSVPKEKLHRIADLSIKLLYK comes from the coding sequence ATGGCAAGAAGCAAAGAATTCGAAGAGAACGAAGTATTAGATAAGGCGATGAAGCTTTTTTGGGAACAGGGGTACGAGAAGACATCTTTGACAGATCTTGTAGAGCATATGGGAGTTCATCGAAGAAGTTTATATGACACATTTGGCGACAAGCATACGCTGTTTTTGAAAGCCATGGACCGTTTTCGCGATAAAGTGAATGCTGAGCTTACAAGGGAAGTTAAACGTTCCAAGACTGCAACTGAGGCTCTTCAGCTTATCTTTAGTTTCATAATAAATGGAGAAGAAGATTCGCCCTCAGGCTGTTTGATGGTGAATTCAGCGGTGGAATTAGCAATGCGCGATGCCAATGTGGATTTGAAATCCACCGAATCGTTCACATTATCAGAGAAGCTGCTCAAAGATATTATTCTGTGGGGGCAGCAGGATGGCGAATTTAGCTTGGATTTCAATGCCAACGAACTAGCGGAACATATGCATTCTGTTTGTGTGGGGTTAAGGGTAATGACAAGAACCTCAGTACCTAAAGAAAAATTACATCGAATAGCTGATTTATCAATTAAACTTTTATATAAGTAA
- a CDS encoding Gfo/Idh/MocA family oxidoreductase produces the protein MSNKIRTGIIGGSINNGWASGTHIPAIKHLNEFELTAVGTSNMESAKKSAEAFHAEHGFDNMSDLAEHPDVDMVVVSINVKEHYNAVKTIAPAGKPIYCEWPLGSNTAEALEMQELVVSNQLPNAVGLQARQAPAINYVKDLLAEGYVGKVLSANLKISLDGMGGVADKATAYLFDRKFGGNLLTIVGGHNLDAFTYMLGDFTELSAVTAQQFPEVELVDIHKFIKKTTDDQILITGKLTNGAAASIHIQGGVKHQTGLTLEIFGENGTIVLSAPASIQFGSHQLRGAGSMDQELHELTIPDSYSWVPDSLKSDSGFVLNIAQAYHKFARDIQEGTATTPSFADAVKLHQLLDAVEKAAQTGERQYI, from the coding sequence ATGAGCAATAAAATCCGTACAGGAATTATAGGCGGATCAATTAATAACGGATGGGCAAGCGGTACACATATACCAGCTATTAAGCATCTGAATGAATTTGAGCTTACGGCAGTTGGGACAAGTAATATGGAGAGTGCGAAGAAAAGTGCAGAAGCTTTCCACGCAGAGCACGGCTTTGATAACATGAGTGATTTGGCAGAGCATCCTGATGTGGACATGGTAGTCGTCAGTATTAACGTCAAGGAACATTATAATGCTGTTAAAACCATTGCCCCAGCGGGAAAACCGATATATTGTGAATGGCCACTAGGATCAAATACTGCAGAAGCACTGGAAATGCAGGAGTTGGTAGTGTCCAACCAGTTACCAAATGCAGTTGGATTACAAGCCAGACAAGCTCCAGCTATTAATTATGTGAAAGATTTATTGGCGGAAGGCTATGTTGGAAAAGTCTTGTCAGCCAATTTAAAGATATCTTTGGATGGAATGGGGGGAGTAGCGGACAAGGCTACTGCGTACTTATTTGATCGAAAATTTGGAGGGAACTTGCTCACTATTGTAGGCGGGCATAATCTCGATGCTTTTACCTACATGCTTGGGGATTTTACAGAACTCTCTGCTGTCACAGCACAACAGTTTCCAGAAGTCGAATTGGTAGATATCCATAAATTTATTAAGAAGACGACGGATGATCAAATACTGATTACAGGAAAATTGACTAACGGTGCAGCAGCGAGCATTCATATTCAGGGTGGAGTCAAACATCAGACAGGACTAACCCTTGAAATATTCGGGGAAAATGGCACCATCGTGTTGAGTGCACCTGCATCTATTCAATTCGGATCACATCAATTACGTGGAGCAGGATCTATGGATCAAGAGTTACATGAGTTAACAATTCCCGACTCATATTCCTGGGTACCGGATTCCCTTAAGAGTGACTCAGGATTTGTTCTGAATATCGCTCAGGCATACCATAAGTTTGCCAGAGACATCCAGGAAGGAACAGCTACAACACCAAGTTTCGCAGATGCGGTTAAACTTCATCAGTTACTTGATGCAGTGGAGAAAGCAGCACAAACTGGAGAACGGCAATATATATGA
- a CDS encoding MarR family winged helix-turn-helix transcriptional regulator, whose product MKDQLDCDIRHSLDRISSQMRRHYSESLRELNLYVGQDNLLYRLWLGDGITQMQLSEHLKCEPPTVTNMVKSLEQNGFIYRKRDEQDARVMRIYLTDKGKELEGPVEIKWKAQQEKLLLSFSMEDRLILGRLMKMMERNLL is encoded by the coding sequence ATGAAAGATCAATTGGATTGTGATATTCGTCATTCGTTAGATCGGATCTCCTCCCAAATGCGTCGACATTACAGCGAATCTCTAAGAGAACTTAACCTTTATGTTGGCCAGGATAATTTGCTGTATCGCTTGTGGTTGGGCGATGGGATCACACAAATGCAACTAAGTGAACATTTAAAATGCGAACCGCCTACGGTAACGAATATGGTCAAGTCATTAGAGCAAAATGGATTTATATACCGCAAACGTGATGAGCAAGATGCAAGGGTTATGCGGATTTATCTTACAGACAAAGGAAAAGAATTAGAGGGTCCGGTTGAAATCAAATGGAAAGCCCAACAGGAAAAATTACTGCTGTCTTTTTCTATGGAAGATCGCTTGATACTAGGACGATTAATGAAAATGATGGAGAGAAATTTATTATGA
- a CDS encoding nitronate monooxygenase — MKNRITELLGIEHPIISAAMTWVTSAEFVAAVSNAGGMGVLGPNAGQTEKATSAEDMADRLTQEIRKVKALTNKPFAVNYIFPMGGVTEDPFTNAVFDVLVKEEVKTVIAIGLNVVDRELKRLKEQDIKVVYRDLSPTVEKLVEAEKSGVDALIVTGYEAGGHMSDYKISTLSLVPQITSLVQIPVIAAGGIIDGRGAKAALSMGAEGVYMGTRFIVTKENPASIETKKAIIKVKSEEFIEFKSGAGHLRTIPTDAGKKALELINQGKPAEAYKYYGEGFKIGMLDGDLINGTISVSEAAGGIQQIATCQEVVDEIVKSIG, encoded by the coding sequence ATGAAAAACCGAATTACAGAACTACTGGGAATAGAACACCCTATTATTTCAGCTGCAATGACATGGGTAACTTCTGCGGAATTTGTTGCAGCAGTCTCCAATGCAGGTGGAATGGGCGTACTCGGGCCAAATGCTGGCCAAACCGAAAAGGCAACAAGTGCAGAAGATATGGCAGACCGGTTAACCCAAGAAATTCGCAAGGTAAAAGCTTTAACGAATAAACCTTTTGCAGTAAATTACATTTTCCCGATGGGAGGGGTTACTGAAGACCCATTTACTAATGCAGTTTTTGATGTATTGGTAAAAGAAGAGGTGAAAACCGTTATTGCCATTGGGCTGAATGTGGTCGATCGTGAACTGAAACGGCTTAAAGAACAAGATATTAAAGTAGTGTATAGAGACTTAAGCCCAACGGTAGAGAAACTTGTAGAAGCTGAGAAATCAGGAGTGGACGCACTTATCGTTACAGGTTATGAAGCTGGAGGCCATATGAGTGATTATAAAATTAGCACTCTTTCGCTTGTTCCACAAATCACTTCACTTGTACAAATACCTGTGATTGCTGCCGGAGGGATTATTGATGGCCGAGGAGCGAAAGCAGCGCTATCTATGGGTGCGGAAGGTGTGTACATGGGGACAAGGTTCATAGTAACTAAGGAAAATCCAGCTAGCATAGAAACAAAAAAAGCCATTATTAAGGTGAAGAGTGAAGAGTTTATTGAATTTAAGTCAGGCGCAGGACATTTGAGAACAATTCCTACAGATGCGGGCAAAAAAGCGTTAGAACTCATTAATCAAGGAAAGCCTGCAGAAGCATACAAATATTATGGGGAAGGGTTCAAAATTGGAATGTTAGATGGCGATCTGATCAATGGTACCATAAGTGTATCTGAAGCAGCTGGTGGCATTCAACAAATTGCAACATGTCAAGAAGTGGTTGATGAAATTGTTAAATCCATCGGATGA
- a CDS encoding NtaA/DmoA family FMN-dependent monooxygenase (This protein belongs to a clade of FMN-dependent monooxygenases, within a broader family of flavin-dependent oxidoreductases, the luciferase-like monooxygenase (LMM) family, some of whose members use coenzyme F420 rather than FMN.), with amino-acid sequence MEKRKLKLGGIIDGVGWNHTGWRHPAIPADASENIEYYVQKAIQLEQGKFDLIFLADVSHIGPGMIPHYLSMFEGVSILSALSMVTHSIGLAATIATSYADPFTVARQIASLDKISKGRAGWNAITSNPGGLANYSRSHLRKADLYPMKKEFLEIVEGLWDSYEDDAFIRDKKSGVFYDPAKMHPLNYTGNYFSVEGPLNVSRSRQGRPVVFQAGTSMEFMDIAAQHAEVIMAPGDDFEYLKAFTAELKRKVQNQGRSPNDLLMMPSHNPIVGETEKEALDKLREIESWMPKGYRVPKPQWLGSAEQVAEKIENWYREGVMDILLIRQDHPAGFEDFIRLVVPILQDKGIFRKEYEDDTLRGNLGLPYPENRYTK; translated from the coding sequence ATGGAAAAAAGAAAGCTTAAATTAGGAGGAATTATTGATGGCGTTGGCTGGAATCACACAGGTTGGAGACACCCCGCTATTCCAGCAGATGCCAGTGAGAATATTGAGTATTACGTACAGAAAGCCATACAACTTGAACAGGGAAAGTTCGATCTCATCTTTTTAGCGGATGTAAGTCATATTGGACCTGGCATGATCCCTCACTATCTAAGCATGTTTGAGGGCGTATCCATTTTATCTGCATTGAGTATGGTCACTCACTCCATTGGCTTGGCAGCAACCATAGCGACTTCATATGCTGATCCATTTACGGTTGCCAGACAAATCGCCTCACTCGACAAGATTAGCAAGGGCAGAGCAGGGTGGAATGCAATCACCTCGAATCCGGGAGGGTTAGCCAACTACAGCCGGTCCCATTTAAGGAAAGCAGATCTTTATCCTATGAAAAAAGAGTTTTTAGAGATTGTTGAAGGTCTTTGGGATTCATATGAAGACGATGCCTTTATACGTGATAAGAAAAGCGGGGTATTTTATGACCCTGCTAAGATGCATCCGCTAAATTATACTGGGAATTACTTTTCAGTGGAGGGGCCATTAAATGTCAGTCGATCCCGGCAAGGCAGACCGGTCGTCTTTCAAGCCGGTACTTCCATGGAATTCATGGATATTGCTGCACAGCATGCCGAGGTCATCATGGCGCCTGGAGATGATTTTGAATATCTCAAGGCATTTACTGCTGAACTTAAACGTAAAGTGCAAAATCAAGGGCGTTCACCAAACGACCTACTGATGATGCCTTCTCATAATCCCATCGTTGGTGAAACGGAAAAAGAAGCCTTGGACAAGCTAAGGGAAATCGAATCTTGGATGCCTAAAGGTTATCGAGTGCCGAAACCTCAATGGCTGGGATCTGCGGAGCAGGTTGCCGAAAAAATAGAAAATTGGTATCGAGAGGGCGTCATGGATATCTTGCTCATAAGACAGGATCATCCAGCCGGATTTGAAGATTTTATCCGATTGGTTGTTCCCATTTTGCAAGATAAAGGCATCTTCCGCAAGGAGTATGAGGACGACACACTTCGGGGGAATTTGGGTCTACCTTACCCTGAAAACAGGTATACGAAGTAA